TCTGTAAAAAGCTTCTGCCGCATATCCTTGCCGAGATTGCTCATTTGCTCGGGATCGCGCACACCGGCCTTATAAATCCAGTGAGCAATCTGGTCCGCGCGAAAAGATTGCATACCCCAATCCTTCAGGAGTTGGCGGTATTCAAGGCGGGAAAAATTAAGAAAATGCGGCTTCTGCATGGGGACCCCTTGGTCGGTAAAATCGCGCTAAGATACAGAAAATACCGGGAAAAAGTCAATTACCAAACGGTTTTCCCGGTCGAAACGGTAGGTTAAGGGCGACGCAAAGGCTATGCATGAGCTTGTTTATGCTTGAATCGTATCCCCGCTGGGGCGACAATCCAGGGGAACTGCGAGCTTTTTGAGAGGAGCGCAAGCATGAAGATGGGTTTTCTGATTGATATGGACGGCGTCGTTTACCGGGGAACCCAGATCATTCCCGGCGCTGTGGAATTTATCGAGCGTCTGCATGAGCTTAAGGTGCCCTTTATGTTCCTGACCAACAACAGTCAGAGAACGCCCATGGATATCGCCACCCGTCTTCAGCGCATGGGTTTTCGCGTGACGCAGGAGCACATCTTCACCAGCGCCCAGGCCACAGCCAATTACCTGGCCGGTCACAAGCCGGGCGGCACCGCTTATGTCATCGGCGAAGGCGGACTCTTGAATGCCCTGGATCGCGTGGGCATTGCCATCGTCGATTCCAAACCTGATTTCGTTGTGATCGGTGAAGGCCGCACCATTACTCTGGAAACCGTGGAAAAGGCCGTGCACCTTGTTCTGCAGGGCGCAAAACTCATCGCCACCAACCTCGATGCCAACTGTCCGACTCAGGATGGTGGTCTGCGTCCTGGCTGTGGCGCCTATGTGAAGATGATTGAAGAGGCTACCGGCTTCCGCGCCTTCAGTCCTGGCAAACCGAGCCC
The genomic region above belongs to Oligoflexus sp. and contains:
- a CDS encoding HAD-IIA family hydrolase is translated as MKMGFLIDMDGVVYRGTQIIPGAVEFIERLHELKVPFMFLTNNSQRTPMDIATRLQRMGFRVTQEHIFTSAQATANYLAGHKPGGTAYVIGEGGLLNALDRVGIAIVDSKPDFVVIGEGRTITLETVEKAVHLVLQGAKLIATNLDANCPTQDGGLRPGCGAYVKMIEEATGFRAFSPGKPSPVIFRAARKRLGLQTGETIMVGDTMETDILGGVQLGFRTVLVLSGGTHEDHLHRFAYAPDVIVKSVDAMTVDFIQQQREILASMAGLEARIGQYPAG